A region of Paenibacillus sp. JNUCC-31 DNA encodes the following proteins:
- the uxaC gene encoding glucuronate isomerase, protein MKSFLDEQFLLHNETAIKLYEDYAKDMPIMDYHCHLSPQEIYENKAFSNITEAWLYGDHYKWRLMRANGIEERYITGGEGVTDYDRFLAYAKTVPMMIGNPLYAWSHLELQRYFGVYEVLNETSAPAIWEKVNAKLNSEGFGARDLITKSNVTVVCTTDDPCDSLEYHLKIQEMEGFNTAVLPSFRPDKGLELNRDTFSEWVGKLSQAAGTAISDYDSFLAALESRVEFFHSVGGRVSDHALDYVPFGVATREEAGAIFAKALAGQKVSREEEDKYKTVTLTFLGKLYADRGWVMQFHINAARNNNSRMFAQLGPDTGYDSVNDTPLSSAVIGLLDALEQEQALPKTILYSLNPRDNEVLAAIIGSFQGGGIPGKIQLGAAWWFNDTKDGMLAQMKALANVGLISRFVGMLTDSRSFLSYTRHEYFRRLVCNLIGEWAEQGEVPHDMEMLGQIVQGIAYNNAKAYFPFASTLKTVSASQS, encoded by the coding sequence ATGAAGTCTTTTCTGGATGAACAATTTCTGTTGCACAATGAAACGGCGATCAAGTTATATGAGGACTATGCAAAGGACATGCCGATTATGGACTATCACTGCCACCTCAGTCCACAGGAGATCTACGAGAATAAAGCCTTTAGCAATATTACGGAGGCCTGGTTATACGGTGATCACTACAAGTGGCGGCTCATGCGCGCAAACGGAATTGAGGAGCGGTATATTACGGGTGGAGAAGGCGTAACTGATTACGATCGTTTCCTCGCTTATGCCAAAACCGTGCCGATGATGATTGGTAATCCGCTGTATGCATGGTCTCATCTGGAATTGCAGCGTTATTTCGGTGTCTATGAAGTATTGAATGAGACGAGTGCCCCGGCCATCTGGGAAAAGGTAAATGCCAAACTGAACAGTGAAGGTTTCGGTGCGCGTGATCTGATTACCAAATCCAATGTCACCGTGGTATGCACAACCGATGATCCATGTGATTCCCTGGAATATCACCTGAAGATTCAGGAGATGGAAGGATTCAATACCGCTGTGCTGCCTTCATTCCGTCCGGATAAAGGGCTGGAATTGAACCGCGATACTTTCTCGGAATGGGTAGGCAAGCTGTCCCAGGCAGCCGGAACGGCGATTTCTGATTATGACTCATTCCTTGCTGCCCTAGAATCCCGGGTGGAGTTCTTCCATTCCGTAGGTGGCAGAGTATCGGATCATGCACTGGATTATGTACCTTTCGGTGTGGCTACACGGGAGGAAGCAGGAGCTATATTTGCCAAGGCTCTCGCAGGGCAGAAGGTTAGCCGTGAGGAAGAGGACAAGTACAAGACGGTAACATTGACTTTCCTCGGCAAACTGTACGCAGATCGCGGCTGGGTGATGCAGTTCCATATTAATGCTGCCCGCAACAATAACAGCCGGATGTTCGCACAGCTTGGTCCGGATACCGGTTATGATTCCGTAAATGATACGCCGCTTTCTTCTGCGGTGATTGGACTGCTGGACGCATTGGAGCAGGAGCAGGCGTTGCCCAAAACGATACTGTATTCCCTGAATCCTCGGGATAATGAAGTGCTCGCTGCGATTATCGGCAGCTTCCAGGGCGGCGGTATTCCAGGCAAAATCCAGTTGGGTGCAGCCTGGTGGTTCAACGATACAAAGGACGGCATGCTCGCTCAAATGAAGGCGCTGGCGAATGTTGGTCTGATCAGCCGTTTTGTCGGCATGCTGACCGATTCCCGCAGTTTCCTCTCGTACACAAGACATGAGTATTTCCGCCGCCTGGTCTGCAATCTCATCGGTGAATGGGCCGAACAGGGTGAGGTACCGCATGATATGGAAATGCTTGGACAGATCGTTCAAGGCATCGCCTACAACAATGCGAAGGCGTATTTCCCTTTTGCATCCACACTGAAGACGGTCTCTGCTTCGCAATCCTGA
- a CDS encoding response regulator — protein sequence MKVILVDDEKAMHLIMKKMLAKIEKVQIVGAFLDTTAATAYLADHEVDLIFVDINMPRESGLEFAEGLRKLGKQTRIVFITSHKEYALSAFDVFAFDYMVKPVDQNRLQQTVHRALEEWRKSPVAETTKVSQAQSVEFNGLGRIEIQSPKGIKTKWKSSKSAELFAYLLIHKGRLVSRARLIENIFGGMPQKNAEVYLNTTVYQLRKLLDAYGLKQVLHTDNNHYALNLTDITVDFLRFEEGCKMLSVIQSEEDIEQARTLEQLYVGDLFGDNVYTWAWSEIERLSIVYTSLTRRLCLALMRVRDISSATLLLKKLLSRNELDEESLMLLLQALTTQKNKEALIEQYAHFTSQLLREIGTGPSPEASALYAKLLSELE from the coding sequence ATGAAAGTCATTCTGGTGGATGATGAGAAGGCCATGCATCTCATTATGAAAAAAATGCTGGCCAAGATCGAGAAGGTCCAGATTGTGGGCGCATTTCTGGATACTACGGCCGCAACAGCATACTTGGCCGATCATGAGGTAGACTTGATTTTTGTAGATATTAACATGCCCAGGGAAAGCGGGCTCGAATTTGCTGAAGGGCTGCGAAAGCTGGGCAAACAGACGCGAATCGTCTTTATAACCTCCCACAAGGAATATGCCTTATCCGCTTTTGATGTCTTCGCTTTTGACTACATGGTTAAACCTGTGGATCAAAATAGACTTCAACAGACTGTTCATCGGGCACTTGAGGAATGGCGTAAAAGCCCGGTAGCTGAGACCACGAAAGTCTCACAGGCTCAATCTGTCGAATTCAATGGGCTGGGGAGAATTGAGATTCAGAGTCCCAAAGGAATCAAAACGAAATGGAAATCCAGCAAAAGTGCAGAACTGTTCGCATATCTGCTCATTCATAAAGGCCGGCTTGTGTCCAGAGCACGTCTAATTGAAAATATTTTTGGGGGCATGCCACAGAAAAATGCGGAAGTCTATCTCAATACGACGGTCTATCAACTGCGTAAACTGCTGGATGCGTACGGATTGAAACAAGTACTTCACACAGACAACAACCATTACGCCCTGAATTTGACGGATATCACAGTAGATTTTCTTCGTTTTGAAGAGGGTTGCAAGATGCTTTCTGTCATTCAATCCGAGGAAGACATTGAGCAGGCGCGGACACTGGAGCAATTATATGTGGGCGATTTATTCGGGGATAATGTCTATACCTGGGCCTGGAGCGAAATCGAGCGTTTATCAATCGTGTATACCTCGTTAACCCGTCGATTATGTCTGGCCCTGATGAGAGTACGCGACATCAGCTCAGCCACCCTTTTGCTCAAGAAGCTGCTGTCTCGTAACGAACTAGACGAGGAATCATTAATGCTGCTCTTGCAGGCGTTAACTACACAGAAGAACAAAGAGGCGCTGATCGAGCAATACGCACATTTTACGAGTCAGTTGCTTCGGGAAATCGGTACAGGCCCTTCTCCCGAAGCATCCGCTCTATACGCAAAGCTGCTGTCTGAACTGGAATAG